In the Buteo buteo chromosome 8, bButBut1.hap1.1, whole genome shotgun sequence genome, TACAGTCCCGTGGAAATCAGTACATTTATTTGTAGGAGTTACTTTTGGCTTGCTGTCTGTCCTCGTTCGCTGTAATGGGGACAGGATCTGTTTCCAGGGTTCAGATGAATGCGTTAGGTGCCCTGTTTCCTAATGATACCGATGTGAATGTGTATTGCACCCAATGTCCATGTAAGTCCATATAGGTCTGCCAATGTGTCTTAATAGGTGTTATCACCTTATGCTAAGGGTGCACTGGATATCCCTTGTACTGGGTTATTCTAGATCTATCTAGATCTATCTAGATCAGTGGAAGTACTTCCCCTCTGTGAATGCTGGAGGTTTCCATGCAATGTTTTATATGTTGAATTGAGTCAGGCTTAAAGCACCTCTTTTAGCCTCAGCTAAAGGTCCAGAGGTAGTGCTCTGCCTTCTCTGTCTTTGAGTACGCCTTCTTTCATGGTTTGTAGGATGAGCTCCTctttaaatgtgaaagaaacGTATCTGAATGTAGCTTTAATCTTAGCTTTAGTCCCTAAAAAACCCAGGTAATATTAGCTCTGCATTTCTTCCCTGCCAATTGTTGGATTGGCCACGTGTGATACAAACTTCCATTGAGCAGTTCCACCCCGTTCTTCCTATAATATTGTCATTCAAGGTCATTCGTTCCTGTATCGCTGAGGGAACATAGACGTAGGCAAAGTAACTTTGATTATATAATTAGACTTTATTGCTATCCAACGCAGACTTGCAATGAGGTGGAGTTAAAGTTGTTTACCCGTTCGTCATAAATCCAGACTTTTGAGCACTTAGCCATGCAGCCTTTTTATTGCATTGGCCTTGTAGCTTGTACATACTACACAGATCTTTctcaagaataaaaaaaaggggtgggatgggggagcaaaACCTACATTTTAACAGTCAATGACTGCTAGATGAGAATGAGTTTCCTTCTTGgtgccagcaggaaaaatagAAGTGGTTGGGATGATGATATTTAGGTGAGAGGATACAAGCAAGGTGGTGAGTGGATGGAGGTGAGACCGGGCTTGTAGGGAGAAGCAATTTCTTCCATCAGATAaatctctggaagaaaaggaTGTATCTTCAGGTCAAATGCCCTGACCCTTCTGCAGGTTAAACTTGAGACTTGATCCTGTGGAtaccaccaaaaccaaagcccTTCCTGCCCTCTCTCTGAGTGCGACCAGGCTCTCTGTTGTCTCAGGGGATGAAGGGAAGGGGATGACCCAGAGGATATTCTTACTTCCAAACCTGAGCTGTTCCCACACATCTCCACGCTACGCTCTCCTGTGTTCACGACACAGGGGGCTTGCTTCCTCATTGCTTGGACACGGGATCCTGTGGCTGGGAACTCAAGACCCTGGGTGAATGACCGCTGCTCAGTCCACAGCACCTTCACTGCATGGACCTAGCTTGAGCATCTCAGCCTGTGACCTGATGTGTTTGCATGACCCCCAGGTGGGGGGAGTGTGGCCAGGGGGGGATGCTGGGTTCATACCTCCTTGTCCCACAGCCCGTGTGCTTCAGTCAACCGCCAGTGACTGCAGCCACCGTACGTTACAGTAAGGTAATGCAGAGCACTCTCTTCCCTAAAATGTGCATTCCCACGCTCAAGAAGGAAACAACATGTTAATCTTTTTATTAACTAAGTTCTCCCGCATGTTGGTAGCATGAAGGCTTGCTGAATTACAGGATTTATGATATCGCTCAGGCAATTAGCATCAAACTCAACCCAGTGTCTAGGTGTTGACAGAACCTAAGAAACAAGCCTCTGTCCCAAAGAAAACCAGTTCCAAAGTTGGTGGAGTTATTTCAGCCCTGAAAGATGCAGGATTTGAAAACTGTGCATCAAACTACCAAACCTGCACATGCTCCCTTGGGACATGGGAAGCATGCATTGGTAGAAAGTGGAATTAACAGCCTCTCTGACAGGTTTTCTGCATGGAGCTTTTCAGCTGGTCAAGCCCACACTTAATTAAACCACTGTGCAAAGTGTCAGCCATAAaaatgggaggggggggaagggttTTATCTCTCCAGCAAGTAACAATGGACAAGGCAGCCACCCGAGTCAATGGCGATATTCAAATTATAGGTAAAATTAACCCCTTGCGGTAAACAGGAAAAGGATTTAATGAATGGGATGGCACAGATGTCTCAGGTTACTCAGGTAATAACCTGTCTGTTACTGAGTCTTGGTCTGTGCCGTGTTTCAAATGGCAAGCTTTGGCAGTGAGGCAGCCATACTCCTTTGTATAAGGAGTTTCGAAAGGTATAAGAGGTTTTCGAAAACAGGGAAAGGGCCCAAGATTTTTACTTGGTTTCAGTAGAACTGGACCTGGCCAGAGAGGgtcaaaactgaattaaaaccagagaaagaaaatccagtgCACTCAGGCAGGACGAAACGTGTACATTTTGGTCGGACATATCGAAGAGCGATGTGGCAAAACAGGTGTTTGCAAGCACCGGATTTGATTTTACAGCCCAAACTTTGAAACGTGCGACCAAGTGCCAGTCGTGATGTGACCAGGAGAAACTGGCAGTAATGGTCCCGTGCTCCCTGTGCATTTgagagagagcagctggagcaggggagctGCGGTGTAGGGACTGCAGTCTGAGCCTCCCTAGGAAGAGGCAGGTAACCTGTTGAAGCTTTCCCACGCACGACTCGAGAAGCCTTTGCAATCCTTATTCATAAGGGCATCGCATCTCCATCTTACAGAAAGaccaacagggaaaaataattaggaaaaaacagcttttatttcatacttttatttatatgcaAAACAGCTCACCATTCATGAGAGATATGAAAAACGCATCAGATAGAAACCAGATTTATCTATTTTCACTACAAAATATTGCATTATATAAAGCAAcagagacacacaaaaaaaaccctgaaaaagaCTAAAATCTTTGGATAGcagatgtgtttttttcttttttctctttcgTCCCTAAAATGCGCTTCTTGTTTTAAGAGATTCACAGCAAAGaacatgaaacattttcaggTTATAGAATTTTTTTGGTTGTCACAAAGGAAAGCAGTCCTggatttacttttctttcttttttttttttttttttttttttaggaaaaaggtCCTTTCCTAAAAATATACCACACACATACACGCCCACGCTCACtcccacacacatgcatgtatacacacacgcacatataCACCCACAAAGAAACTACTTCCCTTATAAACGATTTGCAAAGTACTTTTCAGACATAACTATAGATCAGAATAacaacaagttttaaaaaaactctcCTAGTTAAGTGCTAGTGGTTGTCGATCCCACAcgagaaaagaaagaaaaaaggtcaagAACAAATGCCttgatatatataaaatatatagttATAaacagggaggaaggggaggttTGTGGTACACAAGTGCAATATaattggagaggaaaaaataaattaaaaagaaggcaaaggaaCACTGTATTGATCCCAACGAACACTCATAAAGTTAAACATAATATTCCACAGGAGAAAGTGTAAACACCCGACTATAGAAACCAATTGGCACAAAGTATCCAAAGTAAAATTGCCAccactctgaaaaataaataaatcttgaaaaaaataaattgtcaaCTCCTTCTaccataaataaaaaatagttatttttaactGCACCCATGGGTCACACGTTTAAGGTCACAAGTAGATGTTTTTGGATATATATAAAGGGGCACTTGACAGCCTGAAGAAACAATCCGGTTTTACACTTCTCTTCGAAAAAACGGGCTCCCGGCCGGCCGCACCGTCACCGTGCGGGACAacccccggggtgggggggacggTACACGCGGGACAGAGACCAGGACGgcggggacacccccccaccaccaccaccatccacccccccacccccgcccgccccgggggaAGCCGCTGCCCGCCGGGGCCGGACCCGGGGCGGCCGGCCGGACAGACGGGCAGACGGAGCCCCGACGACGGGGACCGGAGctccggcggggggggggtccgccGGGGCGGtctggtggggtggggaggttggggggggggggggtggtctACACGTCCAGGACGTGGTTGAGATAGGAGATGTAGCAGATGGCGAGGCGCAGGATCTCGATCTTGGAGAGCTTCTTGTCCgggggcagggtgggcagcagctTGCGCAGCTCGGCGAAGGCCAGGTTGAAGGCCTCCACGCGGATCCGTTCCCGCGTGGCGTGGGCTGAACGATACTTGGCCGTGGCTCGTCTCCTCCTTCGTTTCTCTTCCCGGCTTAACGGCGGCGGGTGCAGACCGGgccggcccccccctccccgcacctccccaccgccgccgcctcttccaccgccgccgccgccgccgccgccccggccctccccgccgccgccgccgccgccgccgccgccgccgccgccgcctccctccgCCGGCTCCGGATCGGAGACGCAGCAGCTGAGAGCCTGGGCGTCCGCACCGCCCAGGGACTCCGGGTCGGAGGGGGCCGAGGAGGGGTGGTCGGAGTCGGCAGCTTGGTCCGGGCTAAGCATCATCTTGGAGGGGGGCGGAGGAGCCTTCCCGGGatagagaaggagagagagcgGGTCAGagagcgggctggggggcagggggggttaAAGGGGGGCAAGGCAGGGAcacgggcagggacacggggacatgccggtccccgccgcagccccgctccccccctggccggggcggcgggagagCCGGGCGGGCGGCTGCTCCTTCGGGGGGGGCtaaggagggggggagagagccCCGCCGGGGGTAAACGATGCCCCGGCACTGGCCGGTTACCGTCCCTTTTGCAGCGTTTGGCGGGAGAGACTTCCTCCCGTTATTCCCCGGGCTTGCTTGGGTGTAGGAACAGGCCCAGGAAGCAATGaaagaatatctttttttttccagacaagcTAATATCCAGCGGCTCgggggtttttcccccctcagtTTTAATACCGTATTTCTTGCCCTGCCAATCTCTGCTTAACCATTTCTCTTTCGGTAACGCTCTACGGGATCCGGGCTACAGACATGATGCTTTTAAACATACAGCTCAAGGCTTCCCAAGCACAGCAAGGCCAGTGGGGAAATTTATTTCCCCAATCCAAACTACGGGATCTGATGTATCTGCTGGGCTCTCCCCCTGCTCTTTTCTCTGCgctccttcttttttcctttttttttttttttaattttttttttctttcctgctgctaATTGTGCGGGTAGCGATTTGCCAGCGATCAGTTGCGGATGTTGGGAGAGTCTCCGTGGTTTTTTAAGCGTGGgattcaaaaagaaacaaaaccccatagCAGCGGCCGAACTTTTCCATTCCTTTAaattttccctcctctcccctccctgcgtgaaaaaggaggggggggggggtgttaggggtgggtgggtggaagaaaggctaaataaataaataaatgcgGACGtgcctttcaaaagaaaattgaatCGTATCTTCTTGCGGCCTCACAGAGCACCATCTGTCATGTAGACAGCAATACAAATCCGAGCGCGTCCGTGGACATGCCGGCATGTAATAAAACAATACATCAGGCAACTAGTGAATAACCTTGGACACAAATgtgggggagtgtgtgtgtgggggggtgtacGGCTGGGGTGGTGAGCGAGGTGGCGAGCGAGCCTGAGGAGGGAGCATCGCGATCGAAAAACGTCCTCCCTTTCCCCCGAATTCAGATTGCCGAGTATTTCCATGGAAAGTTTCCAGGCAAAGTCCCCCTGGGGTCTCCGAGCCGgttgggaaaaagaaattcaaagtaataataataaaaaatgaaataatgataataataaatataagaaatatAACAATAAATAATGATGAGAGATTAAACGACGGGCAGGAGGAATATTTCCCAGGCAGGGCTAGAGCCAAGCCTCCCCCCACGGGGGTCGGTGCTCCCTGGGCTGCGGAGGGGGAaaggcctggggagggggagagaagagcCCTTGCTTCCCTGGGAGAGGGCCGCTGCTTGCCAGGGCCATCGGAAACGCTTCCTCGTCTATTTTTAATAAGGAGCGTTAATCAGGCAGGCCCAGAAGGCAGGGGTAGGGAATAAACCCGGCCAACGCGCAGGTGTGGAATTGGCgatctcttggaaaaaaaaataaaaataaaacaataaaataaataggaaagatTTAAAATCACCTTTCAACTGAGATCCAAGCGAGGGGGTTTGTGCGAAAGCACACTGACAGAGGGAGGATTTGCAGGGCGGTTGTAGGAAAAACGGGCAATGACAGAGGTGGTTCCTGGAGAAAGTTGCTTAAAGGTTTCTCTGCGGTGTGTGTTGAATTTTGCCGTTTGGTCTGGGTTTATCCATACAGTGGGTTTTGGCGAGCTGAGCTGGAAagaggctgctttttttttttttccctttctttctatttttttttttttccatttcagtaaaCCCATGCCCGTGCTACCTGGAAAAGGGATATATTGTTAAGGCTGCTTACCTCGGCGGAGTCGTTTGGACAGCCTCTCTCTCCAGGTCCCCTCGCCCCCTCGGCGATTCCTTTACAGTTCAAATGGCCCTCCGGAAACGGagcatggaaaaattaaaaaatcaaaatcaaatcaaatgaATTACGAGCGGAAAAGTGTCCTGCTCGGATGGGGAAATGCAGATCTCATCCCTCGCCGATGCCTCCAGCGCTCCGGAGATGGGAGATGTTATCGCCGTGTTTGTTTGCGGAGTATAAATAACAACTTAAGTTACTTACGATGCatcaggggagaaaaaaaagcttttccccCATCAAAGTCTGCCTCCGCCCGTTAATTCGGGGCAGCGGGCTGCAACGCACCGGCAGCTGCTGCCAGTCGGGGttggttgtggtttgtttttttttttttgggggggggggtaggggggtggAAATTGCCGTCTCCCCcgctcttcttcctcctcttccccgaTCGCGATAAATAACAAAAGGGATGCAGCGATAGCACCAGCCGGGATTATTCCCTCTCCCCCGCCCCTTCGGCTTCTCCTTccccgcggcggccggcggaacctccgcccgcccccgccgccgccgttcccgggccgggccgggcgcggAGCCCGGGGCGCGGAGCCCGAAGCCCGCTGCGCGTTGCGCGGAGCCCGGCGCGGAGCTGCCGGCTTTGTTCCGCCGCGGCCCGGGGTAACAATGCGTCgctccctcctttctttcttctctattttttttttttgttctttttttttggtttttttttttttttttttttttggaaggaggGGGTAGTGGTGGTGTAACGTGCGGTTTTGTTAATTCACCGGTCCGGcggagaggggcaggagggggagacGCCGTCGGAGAATAAAATGTTTCGTTTAGTTTTTCTTCTGGTCCTTCAAGAGCTGGcgaggaggggagaaaaaaggataaACGAAACCCCCATCCGTCCCTGAGCTTCCTAACTCCTCCTGCATCTCTGGAGtgagaataaagaaagaaatgcgaacgctgaaaagaaaaacaaaacaaaataaaggaaaaatctcGGCGCGGGTTCGGAGCGGCTGCGAGAGAGAACGTCGGTGCAGGAAAAGGTACGCTCACACGCACAAAAAGAAAGTGCGgttcctcctcccacccctcccggAGCGGCAAAGAAGCCAAAGAGGGGTGCGGAAGGTGGCAGGGGcgagacagacagacagacagagcgGAGATGCGTGCGGATCCTCTCCCCGGTACCAAAGGGTTTAGCCTAGAGATGGTCGGAAGAGATAAAGGCTCGGAGAAAAGGGGAcggcattttttcccttttaaattgATATTTAATGGGAAAGCCTATTGGACAGAAACCTGGACACGAGTCACTTAATTGGACTTGACATCTGTCACAGTGTGGGAGTTTTCACAGcccaaatattttcagcagatCAGATTCTCGCTGAATCTGTGCCACAAATTATAACAGTCGAGAGCAGCCCATGATATAAACCCTAGCCTCTGGATATACAGTCTCTAGCCACGCTCGCTCCCACTGCCGCCACTgctgtctccccccccc is a window encoding:
- the NHLH2 gene encoding helix-loop-helix protein 2 isoform X2; translated protein: MMLSPDQAADSDHPSSAPSDPESLGGADAQALSCCVSDPEPAEGGGGGGGGGGRPGLHPPPLSREEKRRRRRATAKYRSAHATRERIRVEAFNLAFAELRKLLPTLPPDKKLSKIEILRLAICYISYLNHVLDV
- the NHLH2 gene encoding helix-loop-helix protein 2 isoform X1, whose product is MMLSPDQAADSDHPSSAPSDPESLGGADAQALSCCVSDPEPAEGGGGGGGGGGGGGGGEGRGGGGGGGGGRGGGGGEVRGGGGRPGLHPPPLSREEKRRRRRATAKYRSAHATRERIRVEAFNLAFAELRKLLPTLPPDKKLSKIEILRLAICYISYLNHVLDV